The Pseudoalteromonas nigrifaciens genome segment GGTTTATTTGAGCAAGACTTAATAGAATGGGTAAGCCCCATGACCTACCAAGCCGCGTCGGGCGCGGGTGCGCGCAACATGAAAGAGTTAATTGCACAAATGGGCGCAATTCATCAAAGTGTTGCCGAGCAACTTGCAAATCCAAGTGCTGCTATTTTAGAAATAGATAAAATAGTCAGTGAAAAAATGGCCTCGAACCAATTGCCACAGGATCAGTTTGGTGTGCCACTCGCGGGAAGTTTAATTCCGTGGATTGATGTGCCTATGCCAAGTGGTCAAAGTAAAGAAGAGTGGAAAGCGCAAGTTGAAGCGAATAAAATTTTAGGCTCGGCTAAACAACCTATTCCAATAGATGGTTTATGTGTACGTATTGGTGCTATGCGTTGTCATTCACAAGCAATGACTATTAAATTACGCGAAGATATTAGCGTTGCCAAAATAGAGCAAATTTTAGAATCGCATAACGAGTGGGTAAACGTTATTCCTAATGAGCGCGATATTAGCACTACCGACTTAACCCCAGTTAAGGTCACCGGTACACTGAGCATTCCAATTGGGCGTATTCGTAAATTAGCCATGGGGCCTAAATATATTAGCGCCTTTACCGTTGGCGATCAGCTGTTATGGGGTGCTGCAGAGCCGCTACGTCGTATGCTTCGCATAATTGTTGACAGCGAATAATAGCAATTTAATGTAACCGTATAAACGCTCACATTGTTTTATAAAAAGGGTTAGCCATCGGCTAACCCTTTTTTATTTTAAATGCTAAATTAATTATTCTTCAACTTAGGGCTATTAAGCTGGTGGCTGTGAATAATTAATAGCCTTTTTATTAATACTCTTTTTCTTTGAGTAGTGATTTTAGATCAGCAATTTGTGCTTGCAAGGCGTTTACTTGCCCTTGTGTCGCGGGCAGTGAATCGTTATCGGCCAGCTCATCGCGGGCATTTTTATGCTCTTGCGACATCACTTCTAAAATGGCGCCAACCATCATATTTAAAAATACAAACGCGGTTAAAAATATAAAGGTTAAGTAGTAAATCCAGCTAAGTTTATAAACTAGCATGGTTTCGTACATTACGTCGGTCCAATCTTCAAACGTGGCAATTCTGAACAAGGTCAACATAGATATTGATACATCACCCCACAATACTGGGTTTATATGTGCAAACATCATACTGCCTATAGCGGCGTAAATATAAAAAATAACAAACATCAGCAGGGCTATGTAACCCATTTGCGGAATAGCTTTAAGTAAAGCGTTAACTAATAAACGCAGCTCGGGGACCATAGACACCAGCCGCAATACACGAAATATTCGCAATAGGCGTGCAATTAGCATACTTGAGCCAGCCGCGGGGTATAAGCTACCTAGTACAATAAGGGTGTCGAAAATATTCCAACCTTTGGAAAAAAAATCTTTGATACCTTTACTGGCAATAAAGCGAATTACGAGCTCAATTAAAAAGAACGCCGTAATGCCTATATCCATCCAGTTAAGGACAATTTCTACCGTTGGCGGAAGTGAATAGGTGTGAGCACCTACGGTAAGAGCAGAAACAACAATTACAGCAATAACAAATGATTGAAATAGTTTGCTTTTATCTATACGCTGAAACTGCTTTTGCAACTGCGGCAACATCATAATAAGTCCTGTACAAAGTAAGGTTTTTTGAGGCGCTTAATATACAGTTTTTACCTTCTAAAGTGTAAGGAATTTTAATGATTATCAATAAACTAAACGCGAGTTTACTGTTTGTAGCCGGTTTGAGTTTGCTCGCTGGCTGCAGCTCTGATGCACGCTTTCATGAAATACAATCTGCACGTCTTGATGAGTGTAACTACAAAGCAGACAAAGAATATTACGAATGCCTTAAATTACAAGAGGCTAATTTTGAAGAGTTTAAAAAACAACGAGCCGAAAACACTCAGTAACGCTTATTTAATCACTCTTATTAAATAACGGCTATTAAGCGTTATTACTATTTAATTTCAAATATTAATAAATTAAGAGGCTATGGCTAACACATTATGACAAAAACTCAAAAACAGCGTGATAAACAAATACGCCAAGTACTGACAATTGCCTGTGAAAATATAAAACAAACCGATTTTGGCTTTGCTTATTTAACACATACCGTTGATTTAAATAACGAAGCTAACACCTTAAAAGTTCAATGCTATTTTAACGATGACCTAGCGTATCAAAAAAGCGAGTTACATTTTGACGCGCTTAAAAATGAGATCACACAACAGCTTGCAACAATTGGTTTGGCTATTAAAGCAGCGAACATTTCGTTTTTAGTCGATTAACCTTTGTTAGGTTGGTTTGTGTATGCTTGAAGGCTATAATTGGCCAAATTTTTTTTTAGAGTATAAATTATGGCTGTTCCTACTCGTTCGCAAATCTCCCCTGGTACAAAAGTAAATATCGTATTAAAAGAAGATCAACGCAGTGGCACATTAACGCAAGGTGTGGTTGAGCGTTTATTAACAAAGTCACCAAACCATCCTCATGGTATTAAAGTACGTTTAGACGATGGCCAAGTAGGCCGAGTGAAAGAGATCTTATAATGAGCACTTTAACAGAACAGGCTTTTTGGGATTTAGTAACCGCCCCCGATTTAGGGCTCGATCCGCAAAATGTGAGTGATAACTTAAAGCTTAAACTGCACGATTTAACCGATCAGCAGTTAATTGAGTTTGATAAATTCTTTGGTATTTGTATGCGTAAATGCTACACCTGGGATTTATTTGGCGCAGCATTTGTAATGGCCGGTTGTAACGACGAATATGGTTTTAGTGAGTTTAGATGCTGGTTAATATCGCGCGGCGCAGACGTGTTCGAAAACGCTTTACTAAACCCAGATTCAATTGCCGCCTGTACGCCTGTGTATCATGTTAACGAGCAGCCTTATCCGTACATTGATGAATACGACTTAATTGCTGGTTTACTTTACGAGGAGCGTAACGATGACGAACTGCCATTTATTCCCTCAGGAAGTGACGAGCCAAGAGGCAAACGCTTTAAAGACAAAGCTAAGTTTTTAAAGCAAAGCTATCCGCTGTTATTTGCTAAGTACTGGCAGTAATATTTTCACGCCCTAATCGTTTTATTTTTTACTGCGTATAAAAACGCTTAGGGTGTGTAGCGCCTTTTTAAAGCAATACGACTTCTCTCCTTTTAAAGTAAATCTCTGTTATAGTTATAAAAGTTATAAAAATTAAGCAACCAAGCATTTCGCTATTATTTA includes the following:
- the asd gene encoding aspartate-semialdehyde dehydrogenase; this translates as MNQIMELTMKKVGLVGWRGMVGSVLLERMKQQSDFALIDTTFFTTSQAGQLGPDIAGEAKPLLDASNITELAKMDIIVTCQGGDYTNAVYPQLRESGWDGYWIDAASALRMANDSIIVLDPVNKDVIEQGLSQGVKTFVGGNCTVSLMLLALGGLFEQDLIEWVSPMTYQAASGAGARNMKELIAQMGAIHQSVAEQLANPSAAILEIDKIVSEKMASNQLPQDQFGVPLAGSLIPWIDVPMPSGQSKEEWKAQVEANKILGSAKQPIPIDGLCVRIGAMRCHSQAMTIKLREDISVAKIEQILESHNEWVNVIPNERDISTTDLTPVKVTGTLSIPIGRIRKLAMGPKYISAFTVGDQLLWGAAEPLRRMLRIIVDSE
- a CDS encoding ion transporter, which gives rise to MLPQLQKQFQRIDKSKLFQSFVIAVIVVSALTVGAHTYSLPPTVEIVLNWMDIGITAFFLIELVIRFIASKGIKDFFSKGWNIFDTLIVLGSLYPAAGSSMLIARLLRIFRVLRLVSMVPELRLLVNALLKAIPQMGYIALLMFVIFYIYAAIGSMMFAHINPVLWGDVSISMLTLFRIATFEDWTDVMYETMLVYKLSWIYYLTFIFLTAFVFLNMMVGAILEVMSQEHKNARDELADNDSLPATQGQVNALQAQIADLKSLLKEKEY
- a CDS encoding YwbE family protein, with the protein product MAVPTRSQISPGTKVNIVLKEDQRSGTLTQGVVERLLTKSPNHPHGIKVRLDDGQVGRVKEIL
- a CDS encoding DUF4240 domain-containing protein translates to MSTLTEQAFWDLVTAPDLGLDPQNVSDNLKLKLHDLTDQQLIEFDKFFGICMRKCYTWDLFGAAFVMAGCNDEYGFSEFRCWLISRGADVFENALLNPDSIAACTPVYHVNEQPYPYIDEYDLIAGLLYEERNDDELPFIPSGSDEPRGKRFKDKAKFLKQSYPLLFAKYWQ